A window of Phaseolus vulgaris cultivar G19833 chromosome 4, P. vulgaris v2.0, whole genome shotgun sequence genomic DNA:
AGAATTGATGGGGTGAAGTAAACAAAAACCTTATGAAGTCTAGAAAATATCATTACTTAAGTGAGTGATTGGTAAGAGTAGAGAGAttcaaaggaagagaaaaaaaaatgagggtaattaaaaagaattttataataatagaaggtttattttttaacacaaatatagatattaaaataagttCAATCAGATGGATATTCCAAAAATTTTGTCACAAGAACTAAATTATCCTAAAAGAATTGTGGCTCAAATGGAATTGAATCATTTTTATATTCGGTTGGTTTGGTTCactatttaaatgaatttaggTAAAATAGACCCATAAGTTCACAGGGGtctgttttataaaataaattaaattttaaaaagttaatctatttttttaaacattaattaaaataataatttatatttatttacatattaaatcattgtatctaaaatttaaatttaaatttaataacattaattaaattttaaaaatatatatttaatttttaataaaatattaaagtagGTCAAAATGATGGATTAAACCCGGTTAAAAAGTTTTTATCTATTTGTTCTCTCTTTACAAAGTTTTTACATGAGTCAACTACATTCGTTTAGATCAGACTAAATTAGGACCGTTATAATTACGGCCGTCGTTCACCGAGGCTTCGGTCGTCAGCTGCCCTAATCAACTCGACAAGTTTGATAATtctcaaaaaaaatttatttctactTTTTTTACATGACTCATCCAAATTCGGTCATATCTAACCTAATCGACTTGACGAATTTGACAATTTTCATAGATAAAACTAcattaattacaaattttcctcaaagtatttttttagtacatCTTCAACTCAAATTCATCCTTCTTTAGAATACTTTTATGCATCTTTGTTTGCAAATGTTGTCTAGTTTCCAAGTCCATGATACATGTCTTCCCTTACCATGCATAATTTGTTTACAGGAAGCTAGTGGAGCAGCATGTGAGTTGGGTCTACTCATGTATAATTCCAACTACAACAATATAGGTATTTCATTtttgtttagattttttttataagatatgCCTTTTTATTGATTTCAATTCCCTTTGGAAGTCCACTTCTTATACATAGGATAGTTTAGCATAAGAAAGACCTATTTCTCAGTGATAATTCCTTCTTAGGAAAGGCCTATTCCACAATAAAATAGTTGTTTTGAAGCAAAAACCAGAAATTTGATTATTTATGTACTTTGTATGCAGGGTTGGACCTCCAATATATTCATTGGACAAGAGATGTGAATTACTTTTTGGACATCCTATCATGCTTAACTTTTAATGGGGACAACCTAAACCGACATGTTATGGTGGAAGGCCTTGCAGAGGCCTTAGTGGTACGAATATGTCATCACAGGCTAATTCTCTCTGCTCAGATCAATTTTGATTTGCAcccatcattttttttaaaataatttcaaattgtCTTTGTCATCTTTTTCGGATCTTAGCATCCAAAAGCATTTTTATACTGTGAATAGTCATATCCGAAAGACACATCTCAGTTCTAAATTTGCATATCCATAACTGTCTTATTTATGTCTTGTTTATGTTGCGGATATAGATATCCAGAAGATTAAAGGTAAAATAGATATTTTCTATGCAATAAGTCACAATTGATCTGGTGCAGGGAGAATTAGCTCTCAACACAAGACAAACTTTGTTTACTTCTTATTCCAGTGTTAATTTTATTCTAACATGTTTTACCATAGAATGGAAAAATAACAATGCAAGATGTGAATCATGTTCTAACAGATGTTTCCAAGGCCTTCTGATATAATGACAACACAAGAGTACTATAATGGAGAAAGGCACTGTGTTCTTATAGCAGCAAGAGATCCATTTCCTAGGAGAATGGTAGTGTCTGTACCTGAGATTACTAAAGAAGGAATTATTGGCACACAATCACATCATGTAAATGCTGATTTTTACGAGGTGGCAGAGATGTTTGGTCCAGTAATGTCTTGGAACCCTGttcttgcattttttttttccatggtAGCCTTCTGTTTATACTCACTATGCTCATGTTATTTTACTACACGCAGCTTGCAGTATCCCTATCAATAATCTCTCCAATGCTGCATCCCATTTTTGGAGTGATCTTCAACATGGTAAAAGTTCATCTCTCTAGAATCCTTGCACTGATATTTTATTTGTCATATAAGCCTTATGCAATGGACAACAAGTTCTATGATTCATCAAATTACCAAGCAGCCAATTATGCAAATCTGTTAATTTAAATCACAGCATCCATTCGATGTATTGTTCACTTTAGAGGTTCGAGGTATTGTTCACTTTAGAGATTGATATCCTGTTACAGTTTTATCTTTAAAAGATGTCTCAAAGTTTATAAATTGTCTTTAGTCTCGACTCCTAAGACTCCTAAGTGATGTGAGAATATATCGGCGGTACCGAGTTTTGGTTAGTATATAACTGTGTTTTCCTTGTTTTGTAGGGGAATGATGGTTCTGTGCTATCAACCACTCCCATCTCCAACACTGGAATGGATCAATTTACTGTGTTACTGTCAAGAAAATTTAAGGAGGCACATGATGCCTTCCGAGGGAAGAGAAAAATGGATCAAAGGACAGAAGAATGGCTAGAATCAATGAAGAGAATAAATGTTCCTCGATTTCCCAATGTTGCTAAGTACCTTCAAGgttttttctctttctatatTCTGTGTATTGAAGAGCATATAACAATTCAAACAACTGTGAACTCATTCCCTCTCATAAGATAATTCTACAATGCACAACAATTTCTCTTTTTCCAAGTACTCCACTAAAAGTTAAACTCATGAAAACTTATATCTAATATCAATTATTAGATCGaaacaaaaatatcaaatagCCAAAAACACAGTTATTTGTCTATAAAAATCTATCAGTTCAAGTGttttgattatgctttaacatTCAATTCCACCAATGGTTTTCACAGCAGGAGAAGGGTCTTCAAAAGAAAGAGACAGAAAGGTTGTTCTTGGAGGCATGCCAGAGAACTGGTCAATGTTCCCTCGTTCAACTGGAAGTTCATTCAATATTCAACCATACTCATCACCAATGCTTCCTTCTGCTACTAATGGTGGTGGTGGTCATCAACATTCTGCATTCCAAGGACCCAGGTTTGGTCCACTTGGTAGATCTGCATTGGGATCAAGCACTTGGGCTCCTCCTCCTGCACCACCTGCAACACCTCAACTTAATCTCCCCAATGCTTTGCCTTTCTCACCATTTACAAATTTTCAACACTACTCGCTTGCATGGGAGGTAACTGATTATAGCTTCATCATTCCTCATAAGACCAAcatatataatttcatattcCTCTCTTGTTCTAATCAGTTTTTGCACTATAGTTGTTATCGATGGTAAACTTACTTAATAGGCAAATTTATATCAAATGAATGTGTATCATCTTCACATCAAATGGGTTTACAATTCTCTTTCTCTTATGCATCTCTAGGGATATTTGGTTggaaatattaacaatattgcCTCCTCCTTTCACATAGCAAAGGTACGATTGAATCAATTAATCTTTCTGGTTTGTTAAAGATATCAGtttatttgttaaataaaatttaaaaattattttattttaataaaaagttatttctCTTTCAAGTTGTAATTTGGTGCATAATTTTCAATATATCAACACttataaataacttattttttttctcctctTTCTACTTATGAAACAGGCTCTCAAAAGAGCATCTTCGCCCGCAACGTAAGTGTATATCTTTCTTATATTCTCAGTCTTATGGAACTACAAATTTGACTGATTGTCAAATCATCACTCAAACTTTTACTCTCTTGTCAAGAttagtcaatatagcaactaattattttttgtttctaaaatttatttttgtttaatgattttttattaatggatagtatctaatttagtcactataataactaattatttttatctttaaatgtagtttttatttaataattttttatggtgTCGAATTTGTTAATTACTCCAAAACCATGATTCGTGTAGAGTTGAGGGGGGAAAAGATTGTATCAACCATAATTTAGTTTTTTCTCCCTAAAAAGGTGGATAAATACATGTATAATTCATATCAGaagcataataataatattttttcattgcAGGCTTGCTAAGGATTGGTCTAGAAGGCTAGAGATTCTCCTCTATTTATCAGAGAAAGCTGTGAACCATACAATAAGGTAATTTGAAGCCACAATGTTATTgctattatttaaacttttgtGAAGAAATCTTACATATACTCCAATTACATCAAAATGCAGGAATTACAGTGAGCCTATAGATTTTGTGTTCATCACTATAATGCAATTCAACAATCTTGACTTGTACGAATATCTGAAGAGCGGAAATCTGGTCAGTAATCTATACTTTACAACAATAATGTACAAAAACAAGTTATCTGTCAAATTACTACATCTTTATTCTTAATCCAAAAACATTAGTTTGAATtttgataaagaaaaacaaattatatgcTACTTTTTATTAGGACATAACTACTCTATCTAACTCTGATGTGGAGAGGATCCAATAAAATGAGATAGTTTAGGAATGTCTCAATCTTATACAGATACTTCAGAAGTGAcccaatccttatacaaaaaaTAGTTAAGGTCAATCTGTCAAACACCTGAACTACAAACATACTTCAGACTGTGCAAACCACCAAACAAATATTCAATTGAAAGTCATGGTAAGCCACATCAACAGAAATCATCATCTACCCTATCAGAGTCCTTATAATCAGTCTTTAGTCAAAACAATTCACACAAATCATCCCCTAATACAATCAAAAGCCTACAAAcacataacaaaacaaaatcccTCACCCACAAAAACTCCTCCAACTTGAACTCGCTTTTTTCAAAACCTAAAGAAACTTTACTTGTCTACTAACCTGTCTGGGAACTACGATACCTGTTCATAGCTTCAACAACTATATACCACAATAATCTGCATAAAAATCAAACAAACCTGACCAGAAATCACATTCTCTTTTCATAACCACACCTAGAAAATGCAACAATCTATTCTAATGTTGAGTATCTTTATGCAGTGTGCAAAAATTTGTCTCCCTACTCAAACTATGATCTTATCTCCAACTGAAAGCAAGCATCACTATATAGGAACTATCTTCCTTGGGGTGAGTATAACATCAATAATGTTTCACATCATTGTTTTCCTTTGAAGTTTTGTACTGAACATGTAACTATGAACATGCTGAAATTTTCTTGTGCCTTTATAAATATTTAGGATACCGTATTTGTTGAACCTCTCTAAGCATGCACATGACTCTGAAGAGAAGATAGAAGAGGAAGTTTGAAAGAGTTGCCTGTTGTGGGAAGTAGAAGAACATGCAAGAGAGGCCATTTCAAACATCATGCTTCTCTAGTTTTCATATAAGTTTTAGTTTAGTTATGAATCTGCCATGAATGATATATGTTAGTTTTGTTTTGATGGTTTCGCTTTTAACTTCAGATGTTTCGCTTATGAATGATtgataacttttttaatttggCAGAAAAACCATGGTTCAAAAATTTTCTAGTAAAGGTAGTGCTTCAACTTGGAAGTGCTAATTGAATTTCAGTCATGGATTATTGTtctaatcatatttttaattcttgttttcttttaacTCAATTTTCAACTCAAAACCTTTCTTAtttctttgttattttaatcAATAAAGGAATCAGATATTTTCTGTTCCTATTTTATTTGACCTTATACTAAAATCTTATCAGAAAATGCAGGCTTTACGAGATCATCAAACTACCATTTAAACGAAGAAAGAGTTGCGCATATTTAATCAATaaattacacaattttttttccatgttACACTTAAAtcctatttttaaaaattctacaGAAAtctcctttttattttaaaaatattacattaccatttaattttacattttacatatacatgtcaataattttaaaaatattacactTACATAGAAAATAAggatatttacaaaaataaaattttagaaaaaaaaataattagttattctatgtactaaattatatattattttaaaaattaaaaaactattgatatataaagtaatttttattataaataaaatttataaaataatttttaaattgatatctaattagttctagtaagattttaactaccaactagtctaaattttaaaattctaaagttggtaactaaaatctttaaagttaattatataaaatatttattaataatataaactattttatatatcaatatttttttaatttctaaaactagtaactaatttattttttctcttaaattgatttttatttaatgattttcttgtatgtAGTGATcatttgtaaaaataaataaattatgttatcattatttttacattaccatacattttcttttgtttaaaaaaaaaagtatatactTACATTCTTATATAAATGAACCATTATAATGAGGtaagaaaacaaaagaggtaagtttgaaaaaaataagataataacATATATTTACTCCTAATCAATCAACTCCTTTATTAAAGAGACACACATGAACacatataaaaactaaaatagatAGTTGTTTCTCTTATTTTGATCAATAATATATTAGTAATTCATTAGTCATTATATGGAGCTTTTACTTCTTGCATCTTCATTTTTCGCACCCCCACAATTAAGTGAATGACTAAATTGCCCTTTTGTTTGCTTCTCCTCACCGCTCCCCACCATCAGTGCCGCCAGAGCTATTGCACCACCATCATcagcaaaagaagaagaaaaggagaaagagaatgttgtaaaagagagaaaaaaaaactcagttctaaaaaatatatttcaaaaggtattatatattttggaattttttttctaaaatcctATGATATATTTCATGTGTTTCGGAAATTTCAATATGGAAATCTTAATCCAAAAAATTTATCTTCTTCTAAAAAGCGTGGTTTTGGAATGTATTTCATAAATTCTGTAAAGGGTaatgtagaaaaataaaataaacatgtaatccaaaagtcaatttaaaaaaaaaaaaggagaaaatggTTATTTTGAAAATCGTGGGGATGCGCCAAGAAATTGTGGGAGTGCAGGTAAAAAAAGCCGATCTATCAAAagaaggcaattgcttcctacACCATGTCACTTTATCCAATCACAGGAGAAAAACCGAAAATACCCTTAAAAAAATGGGgtgcatataaaattatatttcggACCTCCTTTTccagaacacaataatctcttctgGATAAATTTTTCCGGTATTATTTTCAgttctgaatttttttatccagaatgagattttgattttttttttcagatttttataTCCGAAACACAAAAATCTCTTCCGAATTTATTTTTCCagaatgcattattttcaattttaaattttcatttccagaataaagggtatttttaaaaattttgaaattatgttgggtgcaggttcaaaagtgttgggtgcagggagcATTTGCCTCAAAAGAAATATCTGGCCCAAACAAGGCCTAAAATTGACACACTACAAAAGTGTCTGCACTCCTTTGTTCACGTCATGACATAGATACCTTAATTTTGTTCTGTTGACAAACCAGAGACAGCAATGGGAACGGTTTGCTGCATCAGCAAATTTGCTAGTTTGAGCTATGTCAGATCACGACCCTTTTCTTCACTCCTTCCCTCTCACTCCTTTCCCTCCACAACTTCCACCAACTTCACCTTGgcctcttctttttcttcctctgCCACATTATCGCTCACATGGGACGATGCCATTGCCATATCTGAATCTCAAACTGACACACAAGACCGCTCTTGCTATCTCCATGGCTTCTTCAACAAAGTTCAACTATGCAATCGTGGTTCTGTAAGCTCTTTGCACTGTTCTCTTTGCTTCCTTGGAAAACACAAACAGTGAATGAATGAAGCAAATTTCATATATAGAGACACCCAATTGTTTGTTTGTGCATCATACCCTCTATTTTACCGTAAAGTTGTTTTCTTTTCGGTTTTTGAATTTCGGGTCTGGCTAATTTTAAGTTTGTGGGTGGGTGAGCCTTTGCGAAATTGGTTTGACTGCTATTGATTTTACGATATTGGTTTttaatagaattgattttgGACTGAAGCATTATGTTAGTACTAAATATATGAAAAGTTATCTAAATTCATGATAGCTGATATTTTAACGTGATTTTAGGTGAAACCGACCATGCATTAGATTGTAGGACACACTTGTTTTTATTTCTGTCAATTCAACTTCGTTGGTGAAGTGATGCCTCTAGCAGAATTGAGTTTAACCATAGTCTTTGTTGTTGACATTGAACTTCCTTGTAGGAGGAACAATCTGAGTTCCTTCCGTTTGTTGTCGAGAACCACATTGTTGGATTCATTCACAATGGGTAAGTTTACTTCAATTCCATCTCTTTTTTCCTTGTAATTATCGTCTCTTGCATAGTTATATGTGAATGTCTCATTGGTTAACCTTGTCGGGTTCTGTCTGATCCATGTAGCCGATCTCACCTTGTGGGATAAGGCTTCTTGTTGCTGTTGTTGTTATTCTGATTTATTTTCATGACATGAACTGCTGCGCCTGCACCTTAGCTAATGATAGTTGCAGGTTTATTGGTTAAACGTAAATAAGTTCAGATTTGTGGAGCATTTGAGGGGCTTTGGCGATGTATTTGTTTTCCCCAAAGAAAAATACAATGGAGTACCCAATGGTGACTTTGTTTCTTTGCATCCAATGCTGAAGACAGCTGACGAAAGAACCAGTGCAGTTGGATATGTAGTAGAGCAGTTGGGAGAGAAGCAGATTCCAGGTATACGGAACGAGGTATAAAATGGCTAGAATGTTATATTTTGTCATTCTTCTGTGCCTTCCTAATGCTCAGGTACCTAACCTATGTCTATTGTCCATGTTTTACCAGCTTTACCCTGTGACCTCATCCTTTGGTGCACCCATTTTCTTTTCACTAGAGCGTGCAGCAGCTCCTTATTTCGGCATAAAGGTACATCGAGATATTTCTTGGTACTTTATTTCAAGACTTGTTTTCTGTACTTTTTGTAGTTTCTGCAAATGTTTGAACCCTTGTATTTGGCTGCGTGTACACTGTGAATTCTGCCCTGGCCTTGCGCTGTTATCATAGTTTACACTGCTATTTCTACTCTTCTAAGCATATTTAGCGCAATTGATCATTTTGGAAGAAAATGGATTTCATCCTCATTGCAGGTTTGTGAACTACTTTTTTCCTAATGAATTTCATGAGAAAAACTTTTAAACAAACCGGACTATTATTCATTGCTAATTGTAATTGAACATTGGACTTGCTTTAGTTTTGTGGAGTTGAATGTTACCAATTTTCAATCTTATGTTGGCATCATTCTGAAATTAATTGGTCATTTGTCTTCAAGCAAACTTGGGGCAAccactaaatattttttttctgaatttctAGTTGATTATCCAGTTTACATCCTAAAGCTCTTGTTGTTCATAACCTGTATTTTGATATCTTAATTCCAAAGCTCTTGTTTTAACCCGTTTTTTTCTCTTCAAAGATTAGGCTTATGGAGTCCATATGAATGGCTATGTTGAGGTGGATGGGCAGAAGCATCTGTGGATAGGAAAGAGAAGTGACACAAAACAGACATATCCCGGAATGCTTGATCATCTAGTTGCAGGAGGACTGGTTTGTAGTTTCATTTTTCTCTGTTCTGAGCTTAAACATTCTCCCCAACATCATTATTACCTTTTGTGTGAATCATTTTTCCTCTGGTTAGGAACTGAACAGTGCTAGCAATTTGTAACAACTGAATAAGCAAATCAATGTATAAGATCCATTCACT
This region includes:
- the LOC137836544 gene encoding uncharacterized protein isoform X1; translation: MHLCLQMLSSFQVHDTCLPLPCIICLQEASGAACELGLLMYNSNYNNIGLDLQYIHWTRDVNYFLDILSCLTFNGDNLNRHVMVEGLAEALVMFPRPSDIMTTQEYYNGERHCVLIAARDPFPRRMVVSVPEITKEGIIGTQSHHVNADFYEVAEMFGPLAVSLSIISPMLHPIFGVIFNMGNDGSVLSTTPISNTGMDQFTVLLSRKFKEAHDAFRGKRKMDQRTEEWLESMKRINVPRFPNVAKYLQAGEGSSKERDRKVVLGGMPENWSMFPRSTGSSFNIQPYSSPMLPSATNGGGGHQHSAFQGPRFGPLGRSALGSSTWAPPPAPPATPQLNLPNALPFSPFTNFQHYSLAWEGYLVGNINNIASSFHIAKALKRASSPATLAKDWSRRLEILLYLSEKAVNHTIRNYSEPIDFVFITIMQFNNLDLYEYLKSGNLCAKICLPTQTMILSPTESKHHYIGTIFLGDTVFVEPL
- the LOC137836544 gene encoding mediator of RNA polymerase II transcription subunit 25-like isoform X2, whose translation is MHLCLQMLSSFQVHDTCLPLPCIICLQEASGAACELGLLMYNSNYNNIGLDLQYIHWTRDVNYFLDILSCLTFNGDNLNRHVMVEGLAEALVMFPRPSDIMTTQEYYNGERHCVLIAARDPFPRRMVVSVPEITKEGIIGTQSHHVNADFYEVAEMFGPLAVSLSIISPMLHPIFGVIFNMGNDGSVLSTTPISNTGMDQFTVLLSRKFKEAHDAFRGKRKMDQRTEEWLESMKRINVPRFPNVAKYLQGEGSSKERDRKVVLGGMPENWSMFPRSTGSSFNIQPYSSPMLPSATNGGGGHQHSAFQGPRFGPLGRSALGSSTWAPPPAPPATPQLNLPNALPFSPFTNFQHYSLAWEGYLVGNINNIASSFHIAKALKRASSPATLAKDWSRRLEILLYLSEKAVNHTIRNYSEPIDFVFITIMQFNNLDLYEYLKSGNLCAKICLPTQTMILSPTESKHHYIGTIFLGDTVFVEPL
- the LOC137838050 gene encoding nudix hydrolase 20, chloroplastic-like yields the protein MGTVCCISKFASLSYVRSRPFSSLLPSHSFPSTTSTNFTLASSFSSSATLSLTWDDAIAISESQTDTQDRSCYLHGFFNKVQLCNRGSEEQSEFLPFVVENHIVGFIHNGFVEHLRGFGDVFVFPKEKYNGVPNGDFVSLHPMLKTADERTSAVGYVVEQLGEKQIPGIRNELYPVTSSFGAPIFFSLERAAAPYFGIKAYGVHMNGYVEVDGQKHLWIGKRSDTKQTYPGMLDHLVAGGLPHGIDCQENLIKECEEEAGIPRSISVKAIPVGAVSYMDIDGYRYKRDVLFCYDLKLPKDFIPNNEDGEVDSFKLIPVRKVAEIIRTTQFFKTNCSLVIIDFLFRHGYITPEYHGYLDLLRSLRIEDCS